A single genomic interval of Deltaproteobacteria bacterium harbors:
- a CDS encoding PilZ domain-containing protein yields the protein MRDRVAVAGVGLSGGLEPMAGALGLYVVKVADFETARAALEENPPLCAVVDWRSAVGRDLCLGVRGSPVLADLPLVAVVDDPWSPTVGEAFTSGADDYVAIADLEHVRGKLASLRGSGIALGGSLTGAVILADPDRQRRVQLARHLGRMGLNVRFALDADGIPNDPEVRLVVAHYELPPHGILPALRRLETARASDSAIPWVVVGPTEALTALKNDVGDAPGLKFFDEASDPAQIVFLANQLLVGQAKAMRRSPRLLYQVPAAMSAAGGPAASPAAWGYTYNINRGGLFIRTITPPAAGSMLEIEFTPPHGRGRVRVEGKVVWRQEFPGTRSSPAGCGIQYGELPLADGAALEVGYGKLLEESGEQAD from the coding sequence ATGCGTGATCGGGTGGCCGTAGCCGGGGTGGGGCTTTCGGGAGGGCTCGAACCCATGGCGGGGGCTCTCGGGCTCTACGTCGTGAAGGTCGCCGACTTCGAGACGGCGCGAGCCGCCCTCGAGGAGAATCCCCCCCTCTGCGCCGTGGTGGACTGGCGCAGCGCGGTGGGACGCGACCTCTGCCTCGGCGTGAGAGGCTCGCCGGTCCTCGCCGACCTGCCCCTCGTCGCGGTCGTGGACGACCCCTGGTCCCCGACGGTCGGAGAGGCGTTCACCTCCGGCGCCGACGACTACGTGGCCATCGCGGATCTCGAGCACGTTCGCGGCAAGCTGGCCTCGCTGCGGGGCAGCGGCATCGCTCTCGGCGGGAGCCTGACCGGCGCCGTGATCCTCGCGGACCCCGACCGCCAGCGTCGCGTGCAGCTGGCGCGGCACCTGGGGCGGATGGGGCTCAACGTGCGGTTCGCTCTGGACGCGGACGGGATCCCGAACGACCCTGAGGTGCGCCTGGTCGTGGCCCACTACGAGCTCCCGCCGCACGGCATCCTCCCGGCGCTGCGTCGACTGGAGACGGCGCGCGCCTCGGACTCCGCCATCCCCTGGGTGGTCGTGGGTCCCACCGAGGCTCTGACCGCGCTGAAGAACGACGTGGGGGATGCGCCCGGCCTGAAGTTCTTCGACGAGGCCAGCGATCCGGCGCAGATCGTGTTTCTGGCCAACCAGCTCCTCGTGGGACAGGCCAAGGCCATGCGCCGCAGTCCGCGCTTGCTCTATCAGGTCCCCGCCGCCATGAGCGCGGCAGGTGGCCCGGCCGCCTCTCCTGCCGCCTGGGGCTACACCTACAACATCAATCGCGGTGGCCTCTTCATCCGCACGATCACCCCGCCAGCGGCAGGCTCGATGCTGGAGATCGAGTTCACGCCCCCGCACGGTCGTGGCCGGGTGCGCGTGGAAGGGAAGGTCGTCTGGCGGCAGGAGTTCCCCGGAACGCGCAGCTCGCCCGCCGGCTGCGGTATCCAGTACGGTGAGCTGCCGCTGGCCGACGGGGCCGCGCTCGAGGTCGGGTACGGGAAGCTCCTCGAGGAGAGCGGCGAGCAGGCGGACTGA
- a CDS encoding sulfatase-like hydrolase/transferase, whose product MPSSERAAVAEAPARARPVRAAAATGTLVGAFVGALVGITDGILGLRAEGASLGVVALGVCLSVPLGWLFGLASGTIYGALRATLSPTVGLWGRLRQDADADLRVATGLLAFAACILVEVALVYGFAAHVAAGMANRQLAALSTALVAGAALLAVLAAFFPCFQLVRPLTRRVPRSARWPATSSVFVALALAGLAAGLFVLSRVDWRVLKLGPWVALGCMIAFSATVTPFATRRWPATGSAPAALATLALVVALAGGAPAAGRSEINVASALQEAALAPLVIGLARALGDRDRDGYAAWFAGGDCDDRNAAVHPGATDVPGNGVDENCQGGDATRTRPPSRKVAARPHAPVFDGNVLLLCIDTLRADMLGAMGHTGGLTPALDRLARRGVLFRRAFAQAANTPQSFPSIFTSLYPSRVPYREKFVGYPSLRPDAVTFFELLKEKGFATAAVTSHFYFTPERGITQGVDRWDNEGAKTLRESNHDIAAPRIVPRALATLKGLAGKKQRFALFVHLFEPHSTYVTHDELPRVTERGAAGLRRKYEYEVKYVDRWVGRLLEGLDQLGLTQRTAVVVFADHGEAFGEHRFFFHGQALYNEVLHVPLILAVPGWAPRMVDAPVPLLDLAPTVVELAGATAPEGFQGQSLVPLARGAAPPAKEPRRLGAVLLPYPAWPKGQRAALLGSYKAIHRVTENRFEIYDLARDPKEQRNLAAGDPALATQLKGELARFSEAELD is encoded by the coding sequence GTGCCCTCGTCCGAACGAGCGGCCGTCGCCGAAGCCCCGGCGCGCGCACGGCCGGTCCGCGCCGCCGCCGCAACCGGCACCCTCGTCGGCGCGTTCGTCGGTGCGCTGGTGGGCATCACCGACGGGATCCTCGGACTCCGCGCCGAGGGCGCCTCGCTCGGCGTGGTGGCGCTCGGCGTGTGCCTCTCCGTCCCCCTCGGCTGGCTCTTCGGCCTCGCGTCCGGAACCATCTACGGGGCGCTCCGTGCGACCCTCTCTCCGACGGTCGGTCTCTGGGGCCGACTGCGTCAGGACGCCGACGCGGACCTCCGGGTCGCGACGGGCCTGCTGGCCTTCGCGGCCTGCATCCTCGTCGAGGTCGCGCTGGTCTACGGTTTCGCGGCGCACGTGGCCGCCGGGATGGCGAACCGGCAGCTTGCAGCGCTCTCGACGGCCCTCGTGGCGGGAGCGGCGCTGCTGGCGGTGCTCGCCGCCTTCTTCCCGTGCTTTCAGCTCGTGCGTCCCCTCACGCGTCGCGTCCCCCGCAGCGCGCGCTGGCCCGCGACCTCCAGTGTCTTCGTTGCGCTCGCGCTGGCCGGTCTGGCAGCGGGGCTCTTCGTGCTCTCTCGCGTCGACTGGCGCGTGCTGAAGCTCGGGCCGTGGGTCGCCCTGGGGTGCATGATCGCATTCAGCGCGACGGTGACGCCCTTCGCAACCCGCCGCTGGCCCGCGACGGGGAGCGCCCCAGCAGCGCTCGCGACCCTGGCTCTGGTGGTGGCGCTGGCCGGGGGCGCTCCAGCCGCTGGACGCTCCGAGATCAACGTCGCCTCCGCCCTGCAGGAAGCGGCGCTCGCACCCCTGGTGATCGGCCTGGCCCGCGCCCTCGGAGATCGCGACCGTGACGGCTACGCGGCCTGGTTCGCCGGTGGCGACTGCGACGACCGGAACGCCGCCGTTCACCCGGGCGCCACGGACGTGCCGGGCAACGGGGTGGACGAGAACTGCCAGGGGGGGGATGCGACGCGGACACGCCCGCCGTCGCGGAAGGTCGCCGCCCGGCCGCACGCTCCCGTCTTCGACGGGAACGTGCTCCTGCTGTGCATCGATACGCTGCGGGCTGACATGCTCGGCGCCATGGGGCACACGGGGGGGCTGACCCCCGCGCTGGACCGGCTGGCCCGTCGCGGCGTGCTCTTCCGGCGCGCGTTCGCGCAGGCGGCCAACACCCCGCAGTCCTTCCCCTCGATCTTCACGTCGCTCTATCCCTCGCGCGTCCCCTACCGAGAGAAGTTCGTCGGCTATCCGTCGCTCCGGCCGGACGCGGTGACCTTCTTCGAGCTCCTCAAAGAGAAGGGCTTCGCCACCGCTGCCGTTACGTCGCACTTCTACTTCACGCCCGAACGGGGGATCACGCAGGGGGTGGACCGCTGGGACAACGAGGGGGCGAAGACCCTGCGGGAGAGCAACCACGACATCGCCGCGCCGCGCATCGTGCCGCGCGCGCTCGCCACGCTGAAGGGTCTGGCCGGCAAGAAGCAGCGCTTCGCTCTCTTCGTCCACCTCTTCGAGCCCCACAGCACCTACGTGACGCACGACGAGCTGCCGCGCGTCACGGAGCGGGGCGCGGCCGGGCTGCGGCGGAAGTACGAGTACGAGGTGAAGTACGTGGACCGATGGGTCGGCCGGCTGCTGGAGGGGCTGGACCAGCTCGGGCTGACGCAGCGCACAGCGGTGGTGGTCTTCGCCGATCACGGCGAGGCGTTCGGCGAGCACCGATTCTTCTTCCACGGGCAGGCGCTCTACAACGAGGTGCTCCACGTCCCGCTCATCCTGGCGGTGCCCGGCTGGGCCCCGCGGATGGTGGACGCCCCCGTGCCGCTGCTGGACCTCGCGCCGACGGTGGTCGAGCTGGCCGGTGCTACGGCGCCGGAGGGGTTCCAGGGCCAATCGCTGGTCCCGCTGGCTCGGGGAGCGGCCCCCCCCGCGAAGGAACCACGCCGCCTGGGGGCCGTCCTGCTGCCCTATCCGGCGTGGCCGAAGGGACAGCGCGCGGCGCTCCTCGGCTCGTACAAGGCGATCCATCGCGTGACGGAGAACCGCTTCGAGATCTACGATCTCGCGCGAGATCCCAAGGAACAGCGGAATCTGGCCGCGGGAGATCCCGCTCTGGCTACCCAGCTCAAGGGTGAGCTGGCACGCTTCTCGGAAGCGGAGCTGGACTAG
- a CDS encoding sugar kinase, which yields MSNGRRVVGIGEAAIDHLAVVGRYPEPDTKTELAGLSLQGGGATATALAALAALRVETAFVGKVSDDDFGRFVVRGLHGLGVDTRALVIQPDRLSPYRFVVVEHEATRRTVFHTRGSVDPLEPSELPPELFTDAALLIVDGYHVEAQIWAAEEARRRGVRVVLRAATLREGMGELVALSDVLIASERYAAEVAPRGEVEDSLVELSRLGPHTVVMTLGTDGSIGLEGEKLVQQPPLGVKVVDSTGAGDVYVGGYCYGLLRGAPLERCMQLASAAAGLSCRELGARAGLPSLAEVEEVT from the coding sequence GTGAGCAACGGCCGGCGCGTCGTGGGAATAGGGGAAGCAGCGATCGACCATCTGGCGGTCGTCGGGCGGTACCCAGAGCCCGACACGAAGACCGAGCTCGCCGGGCTGAGCCTGCAGGGTGGCGGGGCCACGGCCACGGCCCTGGCGGCGCTGGCGGCCCTGCGGGTAGAGACGGCGTTCGTGGGCAAGGTTTCGGACGACGACTTCGGCCGCTTCGTGGTGCGGGGCCTGCACGGGCTGGGAGTGGACACCCGCGCGCTCGTGATCCAGCCCGACCGTCTCTCCCCCTACCGGTTCGTCGTCGTAGAGCACGAGGCGACGCGACGGACGGTGTTTCACACCCGGGGGAGCGTGGACCCTCTCGAACCGTCGGAGCTCCCTCCCGAGCTCTTCACGGACGCGGCCCTGCTGATCGTCGACGGGTATCACGTCGAGGCGCAGATCTGGGCCGCCGAGGAGGCGAGGCGGCGGGGCGTTCGCGTGGTGCTGCGAGCGGCGACGCTGCGCGAGGGGATGGGGGAGCTCGTGGCGCTCAGCGACGTGCTCATCGCCTCGGAGCGCTACGCCGCGGAGGTGGCGCCGCGGGGAGAGGTGGAGGACAGCCTCGTGGAGCTGAGCCGGCTCGGGCCGCACACGGTGGTCATGACCCTGGGCACGGACGGCAGCATCGGTCTCGAGGGGGAGAAGCTCGTCCAGCAGCCCCCTCTCGGCGTGAAGGTCGTCGACTCCACCGGGGCAGGGGACGTCTACGTCGGCGGGTACTGCTACGGTCTGCTGCGCGGCGCGCCCCTCGAGAGGTGCATGCAGCTCGCTTCGGCGGCCGCCGGACTGAGCTGCCGCGAGCTGGGCGCACGGGCCGGACTCCCCTCCCTGGCCGAGGTGGAGGAGGTTACCTAG
- the amrA gene encoding AmmeMemoRadiSam system protein A has product MTMKLDDQDRAALLRIARRTIESFLGDGTRPVFEDVGPRLLEPGGAFVTLHAEGQLRGCIGTFEVTHPLAETVSRMAVAAATSDPRFPPVRPEELPEIEIEISVLSPRHRILDPGEVQVGVHGLHVQRGTRRGVLLPQVPVEAGWDRETFLDHTCRKAGLPPEAWRDPSTLIEVFTAEVFGEHPPR; this is encoded by the coding sequence ATGACCATGAAGCTCGACGACCAGGACCGGGCAGCTCTACTCCGCATCGCTCGCCGGACCATCGAGTCCTTCCTGGGCGACGGGACGCGACCGGTCTTCGAGGACGTCGGGCCGAGGCTGCTCGAGCCCGGTGGCGCCTTCGTCACGCTGCACGCCGAGGGGCAGCTCCGGGGATGCATCGGAACCTTCGAAGTCACCCACCCGCTCGCGGAGACGGTATCCCGCATGGCGGTGGCCGCCGCGACGAGCGATCCCCGCTTTCCACCGGTCCGCCCCGAGGAGCTGCCGGAGATCGAGATCGAGATCTCGGTCCTGTCCCCGCGACACCGGATTCTCGACCCGGGGGAGGTCCAGGTGGGAGTCCACGGGCTGCACGTTCAACGCGGGACGCGGCGGGGCGTGCTCTTGCCTCAGGTGCCGGTCGAGGCGGGCTGGGACCGGGAGACCTTTCTCGACCACACCTGCCGGAAAGCGGGGTTGCCGCCGGAGGCCTGGCGCGATCCGTCGACGCTCATCGAGGTCTTCACGGCCGAGGTCTTCGGAGAGCACCCACCGCGATAG
- a CDS encoding ATP-binding protein gives MSAAREQATSLELRFSTCQWDVIPQVRRLVAAYQRELLPEHDLVGRVALTVHELLENAVKYSKPGDTFLRVELSFEADTRTVSVTVCNRATPEAIAQLEAHVAALLRFEDPMVGYQQMLRRAAKKDGGSGLGLARIMAEGEMTLRVRVEEPETVYVTARARSAERRDA, from the coding sequence ATGAGCGCGGCAAGGGAGCAGGCGACCAGCCTGGAATTGCGTTTCTCGACTTGCCAGTGGGACGTCATCCCGCAGGTGCGTCGACTCGTCGCGGCGTATCAGCGGGAGCTCCTTCCCGAGCACGATCTGGTGGGCCGGGTAGCGCTGACGGTGCACGAACTGCTGGAGAACGCCGTCAAGTACAGCAAGCCCGGGGACACCTTTCTGCGCGTCGAGCTCAGCTTCGAGGCCGACACGCGCACGGTGTCGGTGACCGTCTGCAACCGGGCCACCCCGGAGGCCATTGCCCAGCTCGAGGCGCACGTGGCGGCTCTGCTGCGCTTCGAGGACCCCATGGTGGGCTACCAACAGATGCTGCGCCGCGCCGCGAAGAAGGACGGAGGCTCGGGGCTCGGCCTGGCCCGCATCATGGCCGAAGGCGAGATGACCCTTCGAGTGCGGGTCGAAGAGCCCGAGACGGTGTACGTCACCGCCCGCGCGCGTTCCGCCGAAAGGAGGGACGCATGA
- a CDS encoding GGDEF domain-containing protein has protein sequence MTATQNESPSPLPGTKPDTGGVRDGETELPVAPPLDPSPILVLLEEFARGQPPRELLRTLLDASASLGGATSAALMLSPDQLAALYPEDRVDPHRVELGSRASLVCDGFQGSSPAAEAGPIVIPSVDGALLLHGPSVRELSAPLAATLQLLAHLAMGICRGAVTLDEANLRALMFEQTRKQLRERNDLLRDLSIVDDLTGLFNRRHFERSLAYEIGRFNRYRQPLGLAILDLDHFKSINDTHGHDAGDEVLRTVARAIQSIVRAPDIACRYGGEEFAILLPHTGIEGAARAAERLRRAVAELTVILSPDCAIGVTLSAGVASADSPATGEALVREADRALYQAKAGGRNRVVAAGTPDDSSSGAARHS, from the coding sequence GTGACCGCGACGCAGAACGAAAGCCCCTCCCCTCTGCCGGGCACGAAGCCCGACACGGGAGGCGTGCGCGACGGTGAGACGGAGCTCCCCGTGGCCCCGCCGCTGGACCCGAGCCCCATCTTGGTCCTGCTCGAGGAGTTCGCGCGGGGACAGCCGCCGAGGGAGCTCCTCCGCACCCTCCTCGACGCGTCGGCCTCGCTCGGTGGCGCGACGAGCGCCGCCCTTATGCTCAGTCCCGACCAGCTCGCCGCCCTCTATCCCGAGGACCGCGTCGACCCGCACCGCGTGGAACTCGGGTCACGCGCCTCCCTCGTCTGCGACGGTTTCCAGGGCTCGTCGCCCGCCGCCGAGGCGGGACCGATCGTGATCCCATCGGTGGACGGCGCGCTCCTCCTGCACGGCCCGTCGGTGCGGGAGCTCTCCGCCCCGCTCGCTGCCACCCTGCAGCTCCTCGCCCACCTGGCCATGGGGATCTGCCGCGGCGCGGTCACGCTCGACGAGGCCAACCTGCGTGCGCTGATGTTCGAGCAGACGCGGAAGCAGCTTCGGGAACGTAACGACCTCCTTCGGGACCTCTCCATCGTCGACGACCTGACGGGCCTCTTCAACCGCCGCCACTTCGAGCGCAGCCTGGCGTACGAGATCGGTCGCTTCAATCGCTACCGACAGCCCCTCGGGCTGGCGATCCTGGACCTCGACCACTTCAAGTCCATCAACGATACCCACGGGCACGACGCGGGAGACGAGGTGCTGCGGACGGTGGCGCGCGCCATCCAGTCCATCGTGCGCGCCCCCGATATCGCCTGCCGCTACGGTGGAGAGGAGTTCGCCATCCTGCTCCCCCACACGGGGATCGAAGGGGCCGCGCGCGCGGCCGAGCGCCTTCGGCGAGCGGTCGCGGAGCTCACCGTGATCCTGTCCCCGGACTGCGCGATCGGGGTCACGCTCTCCGCAGGCGTTGCGTCGGCAGACAGCCCCGCCACCGGCGAAGCCCTGGTGCGAGAGGCCGACCGGGCCCTGTATCAAGCCAAGGCCGGTGGAAGGAATCGCGTGGTCGCAGCCGGCACGCCTGACGACTCATCCTCCGGCGCGGCGCGGCACTCCTAG
- a CDS encoding uracil-DNA glycosylase, producing the protein MGESGDVREELARLVGDLRRQLAWRQAHGLAGVGASASPRLAPGPEATAAPTPRPSPAEAVQAEVLQPSSSSVDDHAGRLAAVRASLGDCQRCDLAQGRTQIVFGTGNPGAALMFVGEGPGRDEDLQGEPFVGAAGQLLTRMIQAMGLAREEVYIANIVKCRPPGNRNPEPAEIAACEPFLRAQIDAIGPRAIVALGSVAARALLGTSEAISRLRGRWTSFGGIPVMPTFHPAYLLRNPEGKRPVWEDLKQVMAELDRLGVPRRAGG; encoded by the coding sequence ATGGGCGAGAGCGGCGACGTGCGAGAGGAGCTCGCGAGGCTGGTGGGAGACCTGCGCCGGCAGCTCGCGTGGCGCCAGGCCCACGGCCTCGCGGGAGTGGGAGCCTCGGCGAGTCCGCGGCTAGCCCCGGGGCCGGAGGCGACCGCAGCGCCCACGCCGCGACCCTCTCCCGCGGAGGCGGTTCAGGCGGAGGTGCTGCAACCTTCGTCCTCCTCGGTCGACGACCACGCGGGACGGCTCGCGGCAGTGCGCGCGAGCCTCGGCGACTGCCAGCGCTGCGACCTCGCCCAGGGGCGCACGCAGATCGTCTTCGGCACGGGGAACCCCGGCGCCGCGCTGATGTTCGTCGGCGAGGGCCCCGGGCGCGACGAAGACCTTCAGGGGGAGCCGTTCGTGGGGGCGGCGGGCCAGCTCCTCACGCGCATGATCCAGGCGATGGGTCTCGCCCGCGAGGAGGTTTACATCGCGAACATCGTGAAGTGCCGCCCCCCGGGGAACCGCAACCCGGAGCCGGCGGAGATTGCCGCGTGCGAGCCCTTCCTCCGGGCGCAGATCGACGCCATCGGCCCGCGGGCGATCGTGGCGCTCGGCAGCGTGGCCGCACGAGCGCTGCTCGGCACCTCCGAGGCGATTTCGCGGCTACGAGGGCGCTGGACGAGCTTCGGCGGGATCCCCGTGATGCCCACGTTTCACCCGGCCTACCTCCTGCGCAATCCCGAGGGCAAGCGACCGGTGTGGGAGGATCTCAAGCAGGTCATGGCCGAGCTCGACCGTCTAGGAGTGCCGCGCCGCGCCGGAGGATGA
- the coaBC gene encoding bifunctional phosphopantothenoylcysteine decarboxylase/phosphopantothenate--cysteine ligase CoaBC, with translation MRARYARRGSSRSRGAWRWGPPFSSTRGRPRRASGGSSPNGRGRGNSTPVWWTSWPRCGCTTVDSGRSTWNTSTATAPRAARRPGGPDVESFLKPDLTGRRVLLAVSGGVAAYKAAELCRLLVRCGGAVQVMMTDAARAFVGEATFAALSGRQVATGLFDPQQESQIGHIRLADEAELLVCAPTTADLLARLAHGLAGDLVGTVYLAYAGPVLLAPAMNVRMWEHPATQANVETLVRRGHRFVGPSRGEMACGHTGPGRMAEPEEILQAVGACLAGDDLRGRRILVSAGGTREPLDPVRYLGNRSSGRMGFALAAEASARGAEVVLVAGPSSLPTPYGVQRVEVESAAEMARAVFHHAAGADAVIMAAAVADFRPVERAERKVKKKDVGSSWTLSLEPTTDILGELGAREGRRPLLVGFAAETGPELEAYASAKLAAKGCDLLVANDVLQPGSGFESETNQAVILGREGLREVMALLEKRQLAARILDRVVRGLAR, from the coding sequence ATGCGGGCGAGATATGCGAGGCGCGGCTCGTCCCGCTCGAGGGGCGCGTGGCGCTGGGGCCCACCGTTTTCTTCCACCCGCGGGCGGCCGAGGCGTGCGTCCGGGGGCTCGTCGCCGAACGGGCGCGGCAGGGGAAACTCGACGCCCGTTTGGTGGACGAGCTGGCCGAGATGCGGCTGCACTACGGTCGATTCCGGCAGATCGACGTGGAACACATCTACTGCGACCGCGCCACGCGCGGCCCGTCGCCCGGGAGGTCCTGACGTGGAGAGCTTCCTGAAGCCCGACCTGACCGGTCGCCGGGTGCTCCTCGCCGTGTCCGGAGGGGTCGCGGCCTACAAGGCGGCGGAACTCTGTCGCCTCCTCGTCCGCTGCGGTGGCGCGGTGCAGGTCATGATGACCGACGCCGCGCGCGCGTTCGTCGGAGAGGCCACCTTCGCCGCCCTCTCCGGGCGTCAGGTGGCCACGGGACTCTTCGACCCGCAGCAGGAATCGCAGATCGGCCACATACGGCTCGCCGACGAGGCGGAGCTTCTGGTGTGCGCGCCGACAACCGCCGATCTGCTGGCGAGACTCGCCCACGGACTCGCGGGGGACCTCGTCGGGACAGTCTATCTGGCGTACGCCGGCCCCGTGCTCCTCGCCCCCGCGATGAACGTGCGCATGTGGGAGCACCCGGCCACGCAGGCCAACGTCGAGACGCTCGTCCGCAGGGGCCACCGTTTCGTCGGCCCGAGCCGTGGGGAGATGGCGTGCGGACACACGGGACCCGGGCGGATGGCCGAGCCCGAGGAGATCCTGCAGGCGGTGGGGGCATGCCTGGCTGGCGACGACCTTCGCGGACGCCGGATCCTGGTCTCCGCCGGTGGGACGCGGGAGCCGCTCGATCCCGTGCGCTACCTGGGGAACCGGTCCTCGGGGCGCATGGGATTCGCCCTCGCAGCGGAGGCCTCGGCCCGCGGGGCGGAGGTCGTGCTCGTCGCCGGGCCGTCGTCGCTCCCGACCCCCTACGGCGTTCAGCGCGTGGAGGTCGAGAGTGCGGCGGAGATGGCGCGGGCCGTTTTCCACCACGCCGCGGGAGCCGACGCCGTGATCATGGCGGCGGCCGTGGCGGACTTCCGCCCAGTCGAGCGGGCCGAACGCAAGGTCAAGAAGAAGGACGTGGGGTCGAGCTGGACCCTCTCGCTCGAGCCGACGACGGATATCCTGGGTGAGCTCGGCGCGCGGGAGGGGCGGCGTCCCCTGCTGGTCGGGTTCGCGGCGGAGACGGGACCCGAGCTCGAGGCCTACGCGTCGGCCAAGCTGGCGGCCAAGGGGTGCGACCTCCTGGTGGCGAACGACGTCCTTCAACCCGGGTCAGGCTTCGAGAGCGAGACGAACCAGGCGGTCATCCTCGGGAGGGAAGGCCTTCGCGAGGTTATGGCGCTGCTCGAGAAGCGCCAGCTGGCCGCGCGGATCCTGGACCGCGTCGTCCGCGGACTGGCGAGATAG